CATGATCCAGAATAGTACTCTTTAGAGGAGTGTAGACAAGCTTCAGATCTTGAATGCTCCGGCGGTTGTCCGCGGCCAGGGGATATCCGATATTATCTTTCGCAAACTGCCGGGTAAACCCGATGGTAGGAGCAATCAACCAGACCAGCCATTTGGGAACAAGATTCTTGGGTACCTTATATGCACCCATATGAGCGGCCTCAATGACTTTCCCGATGGAAAGGAGATTGCCGCTTTCATTGGCTATGATATACCGCCCGTTGGCACTTTCTGTAAAAGCGGCAGAGATGTGTCCTCTGGAAATATCTCTGACATCGGAGAATATAAATCTGAGATCCGGGGCTCCCGATTTTATTTCACCCCGGAGTATTCTCAAAAGAGTGCCTATGCTGGTTGAATCAATTCTTTTAGTCTGGGACGGTCCTAAAACAAAGCCGGGATGAATAGTGACAAGATCCCACTCAGCCTGTTTTTTTACCATTTCCCAGGCGGCCTTTTCGGCTTCAGTCTTGGAATAACTATAGGCATTCCGCTTTAACGAACTGCTTTCATTCCAGATTGTTTCATCCAGGGATGCTAATCCCCTATCATTCATTTCTCTGGAATCACCATATATGGCGGCAATGCTGCTGGTTAAAACGACCCTCTTAACCGATGCCGATCGATTGACAGCTTCCAGTACATTTTTAGTACCCTTTACAGCCGGGTCTACCAGGTTCTTCTGAGGGTCTCCCCCATCATCCAGAAAAAAAGGAGAGGCCGTATGCATAACATAATCTGCACCTTTGACAGCAGCATCAAAAGAACCAGGTGACAATAAATCCGCTTCAAAAACAGACAATTCCCCTTCAGTTTTACCTTCAAGATCTAAAAGGTGCTGATATTTCAGGAAGTCAGATTTATTCCTGACTGTGATGCGGACCTTATGTCCTTCCTGTAACAGGTCGCTTACAATCCAGGATGCGATATAACCTGTTCCCCCTGTAACCGTGATTACTGACTTATCCATGACTCTATCCTCTTTATTCTATTAGTTTATACTTACAAACTTAGCGATTTCAATATCAATAGACAACAAAAAAATGGGAACCCCAATCGGTAAATCAATTAAGGACTGCTGTTTTTCTGCAGTTCAACCAGGAGTGCCAGGGCTTCCTCTCTTCAGAAATATTCATTTACTTGACAAAGCATTCATATATCCATATATATAGTTAATATCATACGAAAAGAGGACATCATGAATTTAAATATAGTATTTATAGCAATAGGAGCCTTTATACTCTATAGGGCCCTGTATCCACTCATCAGCGGCCAGCTATCCTATAAAGCCTTCAAAGAACTGCTTGATGGAGATCAGCCTCCCCTTATTCTGGATGTGAGAACATCTTCTGAGTATAAAGGCGGACATATCAAAGGGGCCATTAATGTCTCACATGAGAAATTGCCCAAAGGCCTGGGAAAAAAAATATTAAATAAAAGCAATGCCATTGTCGTGTACTGTCAGAGCGGCAGCCGTTCCGGCGCTGCACTGCGATCATTGAAAGGTGCCGGATACAGCAATGTAAAAAACTTCGGTGCCATATCAAGGTGGAAAGAATCTCTGGTCAGATAAATCATTTTCAAATCAATTGACCCATGTGTTGAAAAAAACAACCTCTGCTAATGGCTTTCTCGCTCTGACACTTTTTTCCAATTCCCGGTGTTTGTCATTCAGCCCCGAATCCTCACCTGGATAAGCGAGGATGATCATAATTCTATTTACAGTTTTCATCCCTCTCCTTATACTATTCCCAACGAAATTAACATTACTGGAGAAACCTTTGAAAAAAGTAATAAGTCTATTATTAATGACAATCTGTGCCGGCCTGCTTTTTGCCGGTGGAACCAAGGAAATGACTGAGGGAGATAACTCTCTGAAATATATACAGGACAAGGGTGTTCTGGTCCTGGGACTGGATGACAGCTTCCCTCCCATGGGATTCCGGGATGAGAATGGAGATGTAGCAGGATTCGACATCGATCTTGCCAAAGAGGTAGCATCCAGAATGGGTGTGAAACTGGAAATGCAGCCCATT
This is a stretch of genomic DNA from Oceanispirochaeta sp.. It encodes these proteins:
- a CDS encoding NAD-dependent epimerase/dehydratase family protein, which translates into the protein MDKSVITVTGGTGYIASWIVSDLLQEGHKVRITVRNKSDFLKYQHLLDLEGKTEGELSVFEADLLSPGSFDAAVKGADYVMHTASPFFLDDGGDPQKNLVDPAVKGTKNVLEAVNRSASVKRVVLTSSIAAIYGDSREMNDRGLASLDETIWNESSSLKRNAYSYSKTEAEKAAWEMVKKQAEWDLVTIHPGFVLGPSQTKRIDSTSIGTLLRILRGEIKSGAPDLRFIFSDVRDISRGHISAAFTESANGRYIIANESGNLLSIGKVIEAAHMGAYKVPKNLVPKWLVWLIAPTIGFTRQFAKDNIGYPLAADNRRSIQDLKLVYTPLKSTILDHVEQLKSDGLI
- a CDS encoding rhodanese-like domain-containing protein, yielding MNLNIVFIAIGAFILYRALYPLISGQLSYKAFKELLDGDQPPLILDVRTSSEYKGGHIKGAINVSHEKLPKGLGKKILNKSNAIVVYCQSGSRSGAALRSLKGAGYSNVKNFGAISRWKESLVR